DNA from Nematostella vectensis chromosome 5, jaNemVect1.1, whole genome shotgun sequence:
TGGGAGCTCGGAATGATGCGAGACGGAGAGAAGTACGCTACTAACCGTGCGTCGTACGCGATGACTGACGTTGCACCCAAGTTCTACGGGACGTTACACTTAAGGGGCCCAAACGACAAGACGTCCCCGATGACGTTCAACATAAACGTCCCAGCTACCCTCTACGTTGCCATAGATACTCGATATCCGAATCCGCTGGACATGAGTTTTGTGGCGACTGGTGAGAAGTTGGTGCTCGCGGGCTCGCACCCCCGTACGGACTTCGCGGTTTACGAGAAGTCTCTACCACCTGGGAATGTGGTTATTAGTCTGAGTGCGACTAGGATGCTGGCTGTGATGCTGAAACCCCAGATTGACAACACATTCAAGGCTGGGGTGTACTAGACGCCGAGTTCGCCTTATTTTACTTTGCTACCTTGGATAAACAATATAAATGCATAGTGCAGCCATGTTATATTTACATAGCGCTAACTAGAGCCTCGAAAGCGAGCACATTCGCGTGTTTGGAAACTAAATTGGTTCTTGCTTGGATAATggtcaggcgcgtacccaggattggctgaggggggtgcgcagtcatagttAACATATGAAAGAAGTATTAGTAAAGATCcgttaataagaaatgaccgcCTTTTGGcagccaaggggggggggggggggtgcgcgcgcaccctgcgcacctgtgtacgcgcctggtggTTATCAGCAATCTATTTAGGTACGTTTACCGGTTCTTATTTCTGTCCCAAATATCCAGCAAGATTATAGGTAACTCCTCTCATTTGTAGTCAACCACTACCCCTTCCTCGTCAGCAAACACTACCCTTGTTTGCCGAATCTCTCCATTCCTCCCTGTCCTCGGTTCTCTAGGCTTTTATTTATAGGGCGTATAATGGCAAATGACGTCCATTGAACTTACACCGGAAATTTATAAATGTAGCTATTATAATGTCAATATATGCCCAAAAGGTCTTGAGAGAATGAAATTTATATGCGTCGTTTTTAAATTTCATCGTGCACGAATAGAAAGTAGAAAAGTCAAGCACACTTTATGGAAAAGGAGTCTCAAATGGGGAAATGAACGGATAAAAATGTATTAGCTGATGTGTTAGGCCTTAATGGTACACCTCATTATTCTGCCCTTATTATAAGGATATATGCAAGGTATAGGTATTTGTTTATATACCcataaaataaacacatcaAGCGCGAAATAAACTTGTTAGATGTGTCAGGAAGGTGTTAACAATGGCTGTATTAACTTGAAAATGGTCCGCCTACTTGCgaacattattatttttttaaatatcgcaAAACCTTTTACTCGCAAATGATCCCTTTTGTTACTGTATCTGTTGTATCCGGGGTTTAAGTGGGACCATTAAGCCTTTAACCATTAACCTGAAAATGGTTCTCCTACTTGCGACCATTCAAACACCAAAAAAGTGTTAGCCGCCAATGATCCCTTTGTTGCTATATTCGTTTTCTCCAAGTGGCGTAAGTGGATATAATTAAGAAAAGTTTTAAAGTGAGATTAAGTGAGATCTCACTCACATCCCTAGAGTCCGCTAAGGGGTATGGAAGCGCCCATGAACAGCTCCATCTCATGTATAGGCTACATCAAGGCTTACTTTCTCTTTGAGTACGAACCAACAAGTTGGGTGACTCGATCCTGCTATGTCACCGCCACCATCAGCACCATATCCGCCGTACCAGCGACGTTCCTGAACCTTCTGGTGATAGCAGCCATTGCCCGCTCTAGCACCCTACGATCACCCTCCTTTCTGCTTATCTGCAGTATGGCGGTCAGTGACCTCTTGGTGGGACTACTCTTCCAGCCGAGGTTCACGGTGCTAAGGGTGGCGGAGGCTATGGGGGATTTCGACGTGTACTGCCATGCGGCTTATCTGGCTAGTTTTGGTAATGTGGTGATCATGATGTCAGTGATGACCGTTGCGATGATTAGCATCGACAGATATCTGGCGCTTCATCTAAAAAATAGGTAACGTGTTTGATATGACGTGTTGTCGTATTTATATTTCTTTGTCCATGTCGAAAAAAATTCTAATTACAGGTATGAACTAATTGTTTGGCCTTTTATTTCGTTTAATGTACGCTTCAATCCTCAATATAGACAAAAAACACGGGCAAACAATTAGAGAATTTCACCTTTAACCACAGACGCTCTCCAAACTcagatttttttctaactagATGTCTCAGTCGCGACTCAGTGTAGCCTTGAAGACGCTCTAATGGAGGATACGCGGAGGGGTGTGGCTATGGCAATCTTATGCAAAATGGTGCAAAATctagctgtttttttttaataagaaaacgCTTCAAAATAACGTAATAACAAGTCTGATCGTTTTCTCTTCGCAGGTACAAGGTAGTGGTGACGAAAGGCCGTGTGGTGAAGACACTACTTCTGCTGTGGACTCTCTCGATTTGCCTCGGAGCTGTAATGCCACTGATCTCCATTACCGTCTCCAACGTCCTTCTTGTCACCCTCATCTGGCCTGTCCTGCCATCGCCTCCTATCTCAAGTGCTGCCACACCATACGGCGCCTCTACCGTCGTAACGGAACCCAGAGTAGACCGGTGAATCGAGGTCAAAACAACACACCCCGGAGCCCCACTGCACATGTCACCAATGGCAACCATCTCGCCCCTAGCAACCCCAACCGCCCTAGCAATGCAGTCTCAGGTAACCAGGCCACGACTAGTCAAGATTCTTGCGAGAACATAAAAAGTAACGAGACATGGTCGCGAGACATTGTCTCCTCAGCATCCCCGCATCTTGCTGTTTCTTGTGGAAGACAAGACAGCCCGGTACAAAGCTCGATACTTCGCCCACACCATGCCAAGCGCAATCCACAATGCTCTTCAATCAGTCTGCATTCATGCACCGCCGATTCTGTTATCGCTGGAAACAAGGTCAGTTCGGCTTACTGCCAGCACATGTCCAATGGTCATCAGAGCACGAAACAAGGTCCAGCCAGTCAGAACGCTCAAGATAGACAAGCAAGGCAGAACGCACAAAATAATCGAGCCAGACAGAACGCACAAGATAGTCAAGCCAGTCAGAACGCACAAGATAGTCAAGCCAGGCAGAACGCACAAGATAGTCAAGCCAGTCAGAACGCACAAGATAGTCGAGCCAGGCAGAACGCGCAAGATAGTCAAGCCAGTCAGAACGCGCAAGATAGTCAAGCCAGGAAGAACTCGCTAGATAGTCAAGCCAGTCAGAACGCGCAAGATAGTCAAGCCAGGCAGAACGCGCTAGATAGTCAAGCCAGGCAGAACGCGCTAGATAGTCAAGCCAGGCAGAACGCGCAAGATAGACAAGCCAGGCAGAACGCGCTAGATAGTCAAGCCAGGCAGAACGCGCAAGATAGACAAGCCAGGCAGAACGCGCTAGATAGACAAGCCAGGCAGAACGCGCTAGATAGTCAAGCCAGGCAGAACGCGCAAGATAGACAAGCAAGGCAGGACATGATAAATCTCGCAAAGTACGAAAGGGTGTCCCGAACTATGATGATCCATGTCGTTCTTCTTTTCGCTTGCTACGTTATTTATATCGTTATTGGCCCGATCTTGTATTACCAAATTGGCTTTAACGGGTGGATCAAGTTTATCACCGATGTTGGTATGCTGTTGATACTCCTTAACTCTTTGCTCAACCCGATTATTTACTtagtgcgcatgcgtgagaTAAGAAGGGCATGTCTATCCTTGCTTAAGTGTTGTGCTGGGAAATAGAGGGGCGGGGCAGAAGCGGAGAGGGCGTAGAGTGCTGCAAGTGGTCTGGGCTTGAGGAGACGCCCCCTACTGAAATTATTGGCACGTCATTCTTCCACACCAATATGTATTCTTGGAGTGCATCCTTATCGGGGCTATGTGTATGATATATATATGAACAATAAGCGGAGATACAGTGAGTTTTGTCGAGTTTTATTCTACTTTATTGTTGGTAAAGTGTATGATGGGAAATTCGTAGATCGAAATAGCAGATATCATATATAAATATGTATGTGTGTAATATCCATTCATTTTTAGAAGTATCCAAATTGTGTTATACTTGTCGTAAATGTCATCAAAATATACACGAATTAAGcacttttttcttgtttacctCGAAAGGTTGAGGGCTTATTACAACGATATGAGTCATAATTTGTCATTTTAAATCCTCATTTcatcattttttgtttgttatttataagaAATATCATTTACCAGTTCTCAGACCCCATACAATGTCCTTAGACAACATACACTGTTCTCAGACCTACATACAATGTTCTCAGACCTACATACAATATTCTCAGACCTCATACAATGTTCTCAGACCTACATACAGTATTCTCAGACCTACATACAGTATTCTCAGACCTACATACAATGTTCTCAGACCTCATACAGTATTCTCAGACCTACATACAATGTTCTCAGACCTACAGACAGTATTCTCAGACCTACATACAATACTCTCAGACCTACATACAATGTTCTCAGACCTCATAAAATATTCTTAGACCTACATACAATATACTCAGACCTACATACACTGTTCTCAGACCTCATACAATGCCCTTAGATAACATACAGTATGCTCAGACCTACATACAATGTTCTCAGACCTCATACAATGTCCTTAGACAACATACAATATTCTCAGACCTACAATGTTCAAAGACCATTTGCAATATTCACACATCCCATAGAATGTCGATTAGGGAATAACACTTAACTCATGAAAAACGTTTCAAGAACTGTGGTGAAGTACCAAATTATTTACTAATATTATAGGTAGAATTTAACGTACAAGAGTCATTCTCCGGCAGGATTATTCGTGATAAAGAAAAACGGTGGGCGGTTGTAATTTTCTATTTACTTACCGCGATTTTCAATATTCTTCAAAATCTTGTGAATCTTGACAACTGTTTAACCTTCTTAGCAACGGAATTACCATTTGGTGCGTTTAATTGGTTTGCGCCTTCCTCGTGATTCGAAACCATTCCAGTGCTAgctaaggaaaaaaaacctccGAGGGTTTTGAATGACGAGAACAGACGTTTTAGCTGATGGAAAGTTGCAATAGTTCGCAGGATGTTAAAAACAACAGTAAATCACAAGCTAATGCGGGGAATGGATGCCTGAGTAGTTGGTAAACATATTTCTAACTTTGGCACTGTAAGTTGTATGAGTTTGATTACGATTTCATCCTTTTTATTCACTAGAATAAAAATACccttattttgttattatggTCCTCACTTGTAATCTCTTCACTTGTTTCCcttgaaataaaatacaaatctcCGAAATGATCGCACTCAAAAGCACGTGCCGCCTTAACCAGTCTTAGTTCTACCGATTTAAAGGATTAAAGGATATTAATTCCTCGTTTAATCCCCTCCAGACTTAAACAATTATTATTAAGATGCAGAAAGTCACTTTTCATTTCCTGATCTGTTTATAACTTGGAGATTCTTAAAAAGGCTTCGTTATTAAAATGCTCAGCACAAACAGCCCGCCCTAAACGCGTAGCGATAAAGAAGCGGGTAATTCCTGACAAAACTGAGCAACAATCGCAGATTACAAAGACTTCTTGTGAATATAAACTCTTTAGTGTTTTGCAATACGTTCCAAATCCTTGGGAATCTAAACGCTGTCAGGACGTGATCGTTTAAACAACCTTTTTCGATAACTGCAGGCTTTTAAAACACCGACACCAATATTCAACAAAACAATACGTCTGACGCATGAAGGCGGAAAGACTTCTTCACAACTTCTTCCCACCAGCTTTAActcgacaaaaaaaaaaaaaaaaaaaaatcaggttTGAAAATGTGAAATGTCAATTCGCCGAGCATTCGAGTACTcaaaaaatgtgtaaaaaaaaagatcgtCTCCCACACGGAGGAAATTCTTAGGGCCCTATGAAGCACCAGACAATATACGAAAGTATATCGTCGACCCTCGCAGGGATTATTATTTTACTAAAATACAGAGATTGTCAGTACATGCAAAACTGATTCTATTTAGCTCTTTGGTTATGGTCCattccctctttattttcccACTTCAAGCGTTTTCAGTGACAGTTGTAACCCTAACATTTGCGCAGGTTATCTTTGTATAGTTTTGAtgtgtgtttttattactttggGCTTGAAGTAAGGCGTTCTTTTTCTTTGCACAGCTTAGATACATATGTTTTTGTTGGATTTATAAAACTTTATTATTATGCATCAATGAAACTTTTTGAGCCTAAAATAACATATTTTCTCAAGTTTGATTTTATTGCAGCCATCATAAACACTACGTGGGATCCAAGCCAGTCTCCGAAGGTCCGCGTAACTTAACGTCGACACTTTTCTAGTAAGCACGCGTAGAGAAAGTGTCTTTGAAGGACACCGCAAAAAATTCAGAATTGTAGACGATTAAGGCGGTTATCAAAATTACCAAAACTTTCTTTTCTCAAGTGGTGGTTATCTTCACTGCGGAGTGACAATAAAttcaatattattataatcGTTATTGACCGAGTGTCAGTTCCTAAACAGTATCTAGGAGCTCAAAAGTAGCCCCTTTATCATAAAAACCTGTCAGTGATATGTAGAATAATCGGAATACAAGACGTTCTTGAAAAAAACGAGGTGTATGGAACCCTAATCTCTTTCTAGGGGAGCAAGTATTTTGCCCTTCTTAGCGGGTTTGAAGCTTTTTGTCTGGAATTTTGTACTTCAAGcgaaaatgattatttttgtAATGGTTTTTGTGgaactaaataaaaataaacatgttCACCTATACTTACTTAGATTTTATATACTtctattagtttccttatactTACTTAGATTTTATATACTTCTATTAGTTTCCCTGTAAATAATTTTAGTGTAAATAATTTCATAATTCAACCCTTGGGTTGCGAGGATTTTATTCAAtaaactatctatctatctataccttAAAAGCAAATTAAGTATCTAAAATAACACATGCATCGGGTTATTTATATATGGCAAAACGATAAACATATCTTGAAAGCGTGGTTCGCGTCAGGTATTTCAACATTACAATAGGCGAAAATTCTGAAACAAGTGTGAAAATCTACAAGTCACAGGACAATATAATGATGGTTATAGACGACTGTGTTGGTTATTGACACAAACTGCCAAAAAGTATGTTTATATAATTTATGTTCCAGAAATTCCTTTCACTCTTATGACTTGGTTAAGTTACGGTACACGTGGATTTTAGGACTACAAAAGTGTTTTTTCACACTTTAAAAGATGACAATTTTTGGAACGCGAAAAAGTAACTCGTATTCACGCAACCAATATTTCCGACTTTGTCTGTGTTTATTAGCAAAATCACTGAAACGAAAGTCAATGAACACGAACAATGAACTAGTACTTGACCTAAAAGCTTTAACACATAAACAAATGGCTTTGAAAGGAGGCCAAATACTACTTGAAAATACCAACAAAGCCAGTGGGAATGAGTTTGTTTTGAGAGTGTTGGATAGATCGTGTAGGATTTTGGTTCCTGGTCGAAGCAAAATTCAGGTCCAATTTGGTTTAACAAAACGCCGTTTGTCGTGGAACTTTGGTTCTTTTGAAATTTCCAAACACTGTACTACCCCCCCCGGCCCAACCCTCCATGGATCCAACAATAGTCAATTAAGGCGAAAAGTATGGGGATACTTGTTGAAACACAATGCCaaaaatgattgaaaaaaacaacacaacCATCGCGTCCAATATTGTTAATGGATCTTGGACAGAGTCTTAATTTAGAGAAAATTACTGGCCTAAAACAATACAGTAATCCGTGTTCAAGCACTGTGGCTAGCTGCCATTGTCTTCCATTCTTTGCCGAAAAATGCTAAGCTTTTCAAATTGATTCGAAGGCTAGCCCTGCTCAGTGTATAAAGAATATAATATATTGGGTTTGTTGATGTGTTGTACAATACCAGACACGGGGGTTATCTGTTGATTTCTGTCGAAGCGTTGCATGCTTTAAAAACGCGAGCGTGTTAAATCGACGATGACGCttgttttgaataaaaatattctTGATAAGCCATTTTGGGCTAAGAGTTTAATTGGTATTCTCGTTGTACTAAAGTATTTTCTCGAGTGGTTTACTTTTAGCGGTATTATTTGTGAAGCCACTTTACGCCAGGAGACCCAAAccggaatttttttttcaaacctgGTAACGCAAATTTGATAAAAGCATTTCTAAGCTTACCTTGAAAAAAACTCACAAGATTaagtaaattaaaaaaagcaaagttCTTGTCTTTTTGGGGCTTTCTTAGagtgttgaatttacattcgggtTAGCAAATGGGGTAGTGTTTTTACAAAGTTTATGGGATTTATAAATTTCATGAATATGTGGCATTTtctaataatataaaaatatcatGTCCAGCAAACAGATATTAAAAGTGTGTTGAAGTCTCAAACACATTTCACTGAATTTCCGCAAAAgtcacgcaaaaaaaaagagtttgaTAGCTTCAGCGTTTGTTCGGTTGCTTTTCCAGTGAGCATAGAAGCCAAAACAAGCCAAAAAGAAatagagaaaagaaaacatttttttgtaaatttcaaaTCTTGTAAGGCTATAATAAAAGATACTACAAGGGCTAACTTGAAATTACATTTTTAGTCAAATGAGAAGGTCATATATGAAGTGATATTACCCCGATAAAGACAGTGTTTTCGTGGCTGTTCGTGTTGTTTTGTAAGCGAATTATCGAGGTCATCACAAAGTTTACTCTTTTTGTACGCCCAAATTGATTCTGGGAGATAGAAAGTGACGCCCAAAAAGAACATGGAAAAACAACCCAAAATTGAAGCTTAATTTCTCTAGAATATAGCTCAGGAATGCGTAGTACTAATTATAGAGAACTTGAAAATTGGATCAATTGCTCAACAGGTCATTATCCTATAAAGAGATTCTAACTTTTTAACTTGTGTCTCCAGGGGTCCACGGAGTAGTTTGATCACAGACCAACCGCTGCGTCAGAGCTTTATTAAGTTGCAAAAATAGAGATCCGGGATAACAAATAAGAAGTTATGAGCTCTGTTTCTAGTGTAGACTACTATCGGGGCCGCGTAGCCCTCAGGGGCTAGCTTCACACGCACGCCATAGTCAAAAAGCGGCTTCCAAACGTAGTTCTCACGGTTTTAAGAATCAATTTCCAGGTTTTGTTAATGAAAGGAAAATTAGGTTAGCAGTAAGTCGAATAATAACCGAAATCAAACTCTAATAACACAATTTTATTCTGTTTTGACTTTAGAGGCTCTTAATGCGATTTTCCGATGATATATTGCACGCAAATCGGAAACTAATTTTCTCTCTTCATTTGATCGTTGCGTGTGGACCTATAAACAGTGGATTTGTAAAACTGCTGCGTCTGTTGAAAGACTTACGTTTACGTTTTACGTACAAAGGAGGGCGGCTTTCATGTGAATAAGACCGGATAAGGTCTTTTGCGCTATTCTACTCTATGTTTATGTTTTACGCCTTAGCGTAACAATCTATGAATCAAATAAATTCTCTGATGTTTAAAGGTTTATTATTTGCATTTGTAATATACATGTGCTCTTGGGTTCTAGTTGCTATATAATTTGAATGGTTGATACATGTTATATGGTATATATTTACAATAACTTGGGTTCTTTCTACTTTTCATGGATGATTTTATATGATACATAAATTGTTTTTCCCACTGTGATGATGTCTAAGCCTCGTGTGTCCAAAGTGCTTGAACCAAAAAGCCCTCAGACAAAactaaagaaaatataagttaCCTAATCTTATTATTTGCTTTATTTAATATACCTAAATTCTACATTCTCTTTTAGATAAATTCAAATTCAATACTATTATTTGAATGCTTATGTAGTTCGTTTTTTCCGTTGCGAAATCTCGCATATGGTAAGAACCTAAAGTCTAAAAAGGGTGAAAGTTTAATTCATTGTGAAACACAGCGGGAAGAAATTCTTGATAgcatcaataaaaacaatgaagaGCTAACTTCATCTTCCTAATCTGATTTAACGAACAAAAAAGGTCTACCTATTCTAACACACTCGTGGTTAAATTCTAAGGTACGGGTTCAAATGCTTGGTTGCATCGCACAACGTACACTGCTGACAGTTCAGATGCTGATAGTACGGGGGTAGGAACGGTAGCTGAGGCATGAAAATGGACTCCCCTGGTGCCTGGCTGAGCTTGGCGTGGTTATAATAGTGCAGAGGCAGGTATGGGGTTATCGAAGGCAACGGAGTTGACTCCAGCGGGTTCAATGAATACGTCGGAACTAAAGAACTTCCCAAGAACCCGGGCCTCATGTCGAGTGGCGAACTGAAGCTCTGGCTTGTCTCGCCTTTGCTTTCCCTTGCCGCGCGCTCTTGTTTCTTAAACCGCGTTTTTCGTCGTAGGAAGCTGCCGTTTTCAAACATGTTGTAGCTTTCTGGGTCGAGAGTCCAGTAGTTCCCTTTCAACGGTTCATCTGATTTGATACCGGTCTTGATAAAGCAATCATTTAACGAGAGATTGTTCCTAATGCAGATCTTCCATGAGGGGTACGTCTCGCGGTAGAACGGGAACCTATCGCGAATGAACTTACAGATTCCATCCAGGGTTAGCCGCTTCTCTGGGGAGTTCTGTACTGCCATTGCAATAAGTGCGATGTAGGAGTAGGGCGGGCGGCGACGGCATTTGCGATGGGTCCGCGCCTTTTTCCCTCCTTCTCCTCTGTCATCTTCTACACTTTCCGTGTCTTTAACTCCCCCAGAGCTCCTCCCTCTCTCGCTCGCCGTACTCTTTTCCCCAATTGACTCTTTTCTGGTCTCCAACACGCTGTTGTGTGGGCCAAAATCGCTATCCCCCTGTCCTGGAGAATCATCTTGAACATCTCTGGCTTCCATGGTATTAGATGTGCTTCTTTCTTGACAACTGAACTCTTCTGCAAATGAACCAAGAATAACCGTAAGTCCTCGTGTAACTGACATGTGTACAGTCGATAATGAGCTGGTTGGAAACAGGTGTAGCACTAAATAAAGTCGAGCTCTGTGTTTTAAGGTTACCTTTGAATAAAAGAACTATAATAGCTTTCTTACCCGTCTGTTCAGAGAAGAAAGGCCTGGCAACAACTCGCTCCCTAATTAACGCCAGTGAACTCTCAAGAAGCTCTCCAAGTTAAAGCCGTTTATATAGTGGCAAGGTTCCGGTGGCGGAGGCTCTAATGCGAGTGTTGTGATAGACCGGTGGTTAAATATCCCCTCGCGGTCGGCTGGATATGATCGTAGGTTATTTAGCAGTCCCGTGGCTTATGCTACCCTGATTGCCAACGAGGTACAAATGCCAAAAGACCCAGTGTTCGCAACAGATAGACCAGCCTTAGAACAACATCTATTGTTTCAAATTCTAAACGGTTTATTAGCATCTCAGCTTTGAGATGACAGACAATGGAGTTTTCATGAcgtgttttttattgtttcctAAAATACTTCTCGGAGTTTGTTATGCGATGAGCGGCCCCAGCTGAGCCGGACTGCTTGGCAAAGACAAGCTTCCATAAAACAATATAAATCACTCTCAAGCCAGCGGTATCGTGCTGTGAACTCTCAATAGCTAAAATATGTTGTTTGTCTTTACTTCAGTAGATCTAAATACCGGGCGAAAAGTCTGGTGTTTAATCTATCAATAAAGCCGTAACtttcggtaaaaaaaaaacatccggCGTTTACTTCAACTTCTTTTTAAAACTCTCACAAACGTTAAGTGGTTCAAAAGGTCTTTTTGTGGACCTTTTCAGAGATGCCATTTTATGGTAGAATGACTTTCTGCTTGTTCGGTGGTGTTCTAGCAAATACGTGGATCAATTTATTTTGGTTAACCTATGGTGATTCCTTCTTGTGGTTTGGGTTATATGGTTTATGTGAGCAATAGTGATTACGATCTCTTATAATTATCGTGGTTTATTAGTAAATTCAATGATTGCTTTCTTGCCCGTGGCCTGCTCGGTTCGTCTACCCCAAAGGCCAATCACTTTGCttttgtctttcttttatCGGCAGAGTGATTTAGTTGCTCCAAATTGTGTTGTATCTTCTGGAGTCGCATCCCCGCTGGGTTCTTTGCCTGACTATCGATGAATTAACCCTCTATTTGACAGAACTAATTCAAGCTAATTGATCTGGCTCCGTCCTATATAACACGTGAGACAAACGCTGTAGAACTACTCCAATGGATTTCTAACCAAATGTGTTTGTCTCGGTTAGATTAGGAGGCGTTATAGCTTAAAAATTGCAGATTTAAAATAGCACAATGGTAGGAAAAAGAGTGCTTTCCTTGTGCTATTGTGAGGACACTAAATGGGATGTGTATTTACAGCCAATTCACACATTGCTATTGAATCATGCTCTATTGTACTTTCAATTAACATAAGAATGATGATTCGAGTAGCACACTAAGGTACTAGTTTTACTTTACAATGTCAAGGACTTCTACTGCTAGCAACCACAAGTTCAACAATAAACCACTTAAGCGTAAAATTCCTCGAAACGTTTCTCGGGAACGTTCGCCTCGATAAAAACGGCCATCGCGGAAAAAAAGGTCTCGCCACTGCAGAACATCGAAACTATTTGTTTACATATTCTCCCATAGCTCTAAATTTCATAGCAGTTTTGTAGGCGATACTTTAGCATGTGAGAAAGTGCTAATGACTGCTAGGATAATTAAGATGACTGAACAACAAGTAATGGACGGGCAGGAGTAAACGCACATGTAATGGTTACTTTGAATTCGATATTTGTTTCGCCCCTCGGGCTAAATTTATTAATCCCAA
Protein-coding regions in this window:
- the LOC125556779 gene encoding histamine H2 receptor-like encodes the protein MEAPMNSSISCIGYIKAYFLFEYEPTSWVTRSCYVTATISTISAVPATFLNLLVIAAIARSSTLRSPSFLLICSMAVSDLLVGLLFQPRFTVLRVAEAMGDFDVYCHAAYLASFGNVVIMMSVMTVAMISIDRYLALHLKNRYKVVVTKGRVVKTLLLLWTLSICLGAVMPLISITVSNVLLVTLIWPVLPSPPISSAATPYGASTVVTEPRVDR
- the LOC125562940 gene encoding translation initiation factor IF-2-like is translated as MSNGHQSTKQGPASQNAQDRQARQNAQNNRARQNAQDSQASQNAQDSQARQNAQDSQASQNAQDSRARQNAQDSQASQNAQDSQARKNSLDSQASQNAQDSQARQNALDSQARQNALDSQARQNAQDRQARQNALDSQARQNAQDRQARQNALDRQARQNALDSQARQNAQDRQARQDMINLAKYERVSRTMMIHVVLLFACYVIYIVIGPILYYQIGFNGWIKFITDVGMLLILLNSLLNPIIYLVRMREIRRACLSLLKCCAGK
- the LOC5513960 gene encoding forkhead box protein D3, translated to MEARDVQDDSPGQGDSDFGPHNSVLETRKESIGEKSTASERGRSSGGVKDTESVEDDRGEGGKKARTHRKCRRRPPYSYIALIAMAVQNSPEKRLTLDGICKFIRDRFPFYRETYPSWKICIRNNLSLNDCFIKTGIKSDEPLKGNYWTLDPESYNMFENGSFLRRKTRFKKQERAARESKGETSQSFSSPLDMRPGFLGSSLVPTYSLNPLESTPLPSITPYLPLHYYNHAKLSQAPGESIFMPQLPFLPPYYQHLNCQQCTLCDATKHLNPYLRI